In Microbacterium terrisoli, the genomic stretch GCTGCTGCTGCCCCTGCCTTCAGCTCCGCGATGACGTGGGCCGACAGCACCGGCTCGCGTCCTTCGGGACTGCCGGGACGCAGTTGGGATGAGGCATCCTGACCGATCAGTCGTGCGCGCGTCATCGCATACGCGGGAGACAGCAGCGTGTCGAGCGGCACGTCGTCCGTATCGCCGTACCAGGCCTCACGGTCTGCGAAGGCGAGCTTCACGCACTCGGTCGCGACATGGATCCCCGCGGCTGAATCAAGATCGAGATCGTGCGGGTCGCCCAGTGCGTTCAGCAGCCGCAGGGTCTGAAGCAGCACAGGCCCCTGCCCCCACGCATGGGTCTTGGCGACGGTCATCCCCTGCCAGTCGATGGTCGCCGGCTCTTCCCGGTGGCTTGGTATGACGCGACGTCGTCACCGGTGATCACGCCAGGATGCTGTTCGCTGCTCGAGTCACGCAGGGCCCGGCGCGCGAACTCGTCGATGGCATCGGCGACGAACCCGTGGCTCCACGCACGCCTGGCCGCGTCGATCTTGGCCTCACGATCCCCGGACGCCGCTTTCGACTCGTCGACCAGGCGTTGCAGGGTGTCGGCGTATGCGGGGTTGCGCATGAGCGTTCCGGGTTGCGGCGCTGTTCCATCCCGCAGCCACTGCTGCGCGGATGTGGGCCAGTCCTGCTCGAAAAGCTGCCGCACACTCTCCACTGTCGTGGTGACACGCTCCAGCACCGGCGTGCCGGTGTTCGCATACGCGATGGCCGGTGCCAGCACATCCTCGAGCGTGGACGTGCCGTAGTCGCGTAGGAGCAGCAGCCACGCATCGACAGCACCGGGCACGGCGGCGGCGAGCAGACCGGCGCCGGGGATCATCCCGAACCCCAGCGACCGGTAGTGGTCGATCGTCGCCTTCTGCGGAGCCGGCCCCTGACCTGCCAGCACGCGCGGTCGGCCATCGCGCGCGGCCCAGATGATCGCCGGCACCTCGCCGCCCGGCCCGTTCAGGTGCGGCTCGCACACGTGGAGCGTGAACCCCGCGGCCACCGCGGCGTCGAACGCGTTGCCGCCCCGCTCGAGCACTCCCATGGCGACCTGGGATGCGATCCAGTGGGTGGATGAGACCATCCCGAACGTGCCCTCGAGGGTGGGGCGGGTCGTGAACGCGGCCATTGCGTCCTCTCCATGGATCGTCGTGGGTGTCCTACGAGTATTGCCCGGATGCCGCATCGCGCGGACGCCGCATCGAGCAGAGGTCGCATCGAATGCTGCAGCATCCTGCTGATGCGCCCGCCTTTTACCCAGCGCTGCAGTTCGCCGCTAATGCGCCAGCGAAAGACTGGCGCATTAGCGGAGACGTATAGCGCGAGCCGTCAGCGCCGACCCGCCGGGCAGAGGCGCCGGCTATTCGGCCTTCAACGTCCACGCCCCGTCGGCCTGCACCGTCAGGATCGACGGCCCAGACGACATGGGCACGGTCCCCGAGTACTTTCCGATCTCGTTGATCAGCAGCCCCATGCTGAAGGTCTGGTCGCTCTCTTCGTAGACCACGAAGTTCTGCGTCCCACGGTGTGTGGCCGTCAGCGCCGCCGCGTCGCCGTTGTAGAGCATCACCGTGTCGCCGGTACCCTTCGCCGACCCGGTGAACGCCTTCGCCGACGAGAACGGCGCGATCGTGATCGTCCAGGCGCCATCAGCCGTGACCTGAAGGCGAACGCCGTCGCCCAGCGACATCAGACCCCATGCCGTCGTCCCCGAGTACCGGCCGATCGTGTTCACGAGCAGCTCACCGGTCGACTGGTTCGAGGCATCCAGCACGGCGATCGCGAAGTTGCGCTGCCCCTTGTGCGTTGCGGTGACCATTCCACCGGTCACGCCCTTGGGCAGGGTGATGACTGTGTCGCCGTGTCCTGACTTCTTGATGCTCTTGAACGCGCCGAACGTGTCGTTCGCCCAGCCCGCAGCGAGGTTGACAGGTGCGGCGGGCTCGACCGGCTCGACCGCGGCGGGGGTGGATGCCTCGGCCGACGGTGCTGCCTTCACCGGTGCGCTCGCTTCCTGCGATGGCTGTGACACCGCGCCACCAGAAGTCACCGGTTCGAGTGCCGGCGCGTTCGACGAGGCGTTCGCGCCGTTGATCGATCCGATCACGATGCTCAGCACCACGAGTGCGCCGGTGACGATCCAGGCGATCTTCTTGTGGGCGTCGTAGCCGACGAGCCGGCGCCCGGCCCGGTCACGCATCGCGCCGGTCAGGATCAGCACCAGGTCGACGAGCCACCAGATGCCGAGGCCGCCAAGCGTGATGAGTTTCAGGATGCCGGTGCCGACCTTGCCGAGATAGAACCGGTCGACGCCCAGCGCGCCGAGAAAGTACGAGAGCAGCCACGCGGCGAGGAACAGCTTGCCGTCGGTCGACGGGGCAGCTGTCGGAGCGGCGGGCGGTGCCGGCTGGGGTGCGTAGGGGGCGGGAGTGGTCATGATGTTTCCTTTCGATGGGGGTGCGCCGGCTACAGCGCGAGATACGAACCCAGGGCGCTCATGTAGAGGGTTGTCGTGGAGTCCGGCACGGTGTAGACCTCGACGCCGGTGAACTTCTGGCCCTTGTAGAGGGAGGGCGACCCTGACAGGGACTCCTCGTCGGTGACGACGCTCGCTGACTGGTAGAGGTTGCCGTCCTGGTCGGCGACCTGCCAGTCGAACATCTCGACGCCGGGGTCGACAGCCTCGCTGCTCAGGCCGGTGAAGGTGGCCTTGACGATGACGTAGTGGTAGCCGTGCGGCGGCCGGTCGTTGAACTGATTGGCGGCGGCGATCTTCTTGTCGCCATCGGCGGCCACGAGGGTGAACGTGACGGTGTAGTAGTCCTCGTCGTTCTGCGAGATCGTGGCGGTGTACCCCGCAGGGAAGGGATTCTCGAGGGAGCCCGCCTCAGGCGTCGACGGCTCTGGATCTGCCGACTCCGGATCTGTCGGCTCTGGGTCTGCCGGCTCGGTGGTCGCGTCGGGACCGTACCCGTCGGGATAGACCACGTTCGGTGCGTCGGATGCGGTGTGATCGGGACTGGATACCGCCGACACCGCGCCGCAGCCCGTGAGGGTGGTCGCCACGACCAGTGCGATGCCGAGGGCGATGATGCGCTTCATGATGATTCCCCGTTCTATTGCTGTGTGAGTGGGCGAGCGGGCGGCGACTCCCCAGTCCCCCCTGCCGCCCGCTCTGACGGCGCGCCGTCGAATGTGAAGGTAGAAGTTTCAGCACCAACCGGTGCAGATGACACCGATAAGCCCTCTTATCGGGCCTCGCACTTGTGGGCTGTCGGAGGCCGGCGCTACGTTCGGTCCATGCCCACACATGCGACTGCCGCAGACGAGCCGCTGCTCATCTCGCTGGCCGGTGTGGCCGAGCTTGCGGGCGTGCGCCGGCCCGTGGCATCCATGTGGCGCACACGGTCGCAGCGCAGCGACTCGCCGTTCCCGGCCGCAGTCGCACGAGAGGCCGGGCGCGACATGTTCGACGCCGAGGCGGTGGCGGCGTGGCTGGTCGAGACGGGTCACGGACTAAACCCCGACGCGGTGGGGGATGCCGCGGCCTGGGCCGACGGCGTCGGTGTCGACTTCTCCGACCCGGTCGAGGTCGCCGAACTCGCCGCACTCATCACGCTGCGCGCACACGCGGGCGTCGAGCTCGCCGCAGTCGACGACCTGGCCGCTCTGGCCGCGCAGGTCGATCCGGCCGACGCGTTCCTGCGCACGGAGATCGAACGCCATGCCGCGCGCGACGGATCGTGGGCGGGCTATGCCGACAAGCTCGTCGATGCCGCGTATTCGTCCGAGGCGGCGCTCGCGCACGTGCAGCGGCGCGCGGCGCGCGGCCAGCGTGCACACGGATCTGCCGGTGCGCTCGGCGCCGATGCGCGGGGACTGGTCACGGCACTGGTCGCGGCGCTGGCCACGGCGATGACCGGCCACGCCGGCCGGGCGGTCGTCCGCATCGCACCGGGAATCGACACGACCCTCTTCGACGCCGTGGTGCGCGCGTTCGACGGCGAGGTCGACATCGTGTGGGCTGCCGGGGACGAGACCCGGCCGCTGCGACGGCGCAACGTCTGCAGCGGCATCCTGGTCGATGCGGCCACCGACAGCGACCGCGCCGCCGTCGTGCTCGCGCGCGTTCCGGTGAGCTCCGGTGCGTCGGTGGGCGACATCCTGACCGCAGCCGACGAGGTCAACCTGAGTC encodes the following:
- a CDS encoding TM2 domain-containing protein, encoding MTTPAPYAPQPAPPAAPTAAPSTDGKLFLAAWLLSYFLGALGVDRFYLGKVGTGILKLITLGGLGIWWLVDLVLILTGAMRDRAGRRLVGYDAHKKIAWIVTGALVVLSIVIGSINGANASSNAPALEPVTSGGAVSQPSQEASAPVKAAPSAEASTPAAVEPVEPAAPVNLAAGWANDTFGAFKSIKKSGHGDTVITLPKGVTGGMVTATHKGQRNFAIAVLDASNQSTGELLVNTIGRYSGTTAWGLMSLGDGVRLQVTADGAWTITIAPFSSAKAFTGSAKGTGDTVMLYNGDAAALTATHRGTQNFVVYEESDQTFSMGLLINEIGKYSGTVPMSSGPSILTVQADGAWTLKAE